One window of Cryobacterium arcticum genomic DNA carries:
- a CDS encoding ABC transporter ATP-binding protein, translated as MTPPTWAAGDLAIETRALTKRFGQQTAVDAIDLAVPMGSVFGFLGPNGSGKTTSIRVMLGLAAATSGEVSLLGESMPGRLARVLPQVGALVEGPAFYPFLSGAANLRRLDTADRAAPGRTRRARVDRALDRVGLSNAAGKKVSAYSLGMKQRLGIANALLMPRRLLVLDEPTNGLDPQGTREVRALVRSLAGEGTTVFVSSHLLAEVEHMCTHAAIMSAGRLLVQGTLDELRAGESRVRVRTPDADAAIRVLAAAGLTAGLETPEVPARPGADPWVSAPLDADPQPAESLVAALVAAGVRVRGFQIDDASLEERFVALTGEGFDVVR; from the coding sequence GTGACACCGCCCACCTGGGCCGCCGGCGACCTCGCCATCGAGACCCGGGCTCTCACCAAACGCTTCGGCCAGCAAACCGCCGTCGACGCCATCGACCTGGCTGTGCCAATGGGCTCCGTGTTCGGGTTCCTCGGCCCGAACGGCTCGGGCAAGACCACGAGCATCCGGGTGATGCTGGGACTGGCCGCCGCGACGAGCGGCGAGGTCAGCCTTCTCGGCGAGTCAATGCCGGGCCGGCTCGCCCGGGTGCTGCCCCAGGTGGGCGCGCTGGTGGAGGGGCCGGCGTTCTATCCGTTCCTATCGGGGGCGGCAAACCTGCGCCGCCTCGACACCGCCGACCGGGCCGCCCCCGGCCGCACCCGCCGCGCCCGGGTGGACCGCGCGCTCGACCGGGTCGGACTGTCGAACGCGGCCGGAAAGAAGGTGTCGGCGTACTCGCTGGGCATGAAGCAGCGCCTCGGCATCGCCAACGCTCTCCTGATGCCGCGCCGCCTGCTGGTGCTCGACGAACCCACCAACGGGCTCGACCCGCAGGGCACCCGCGAGGTGCGCGCCCTGGTGCGTTCCCTCGCCGGGGAGGGCACCACGGTCTTCGTCTCCAGCCACCTGCTCGCCGAGGTGGAGCATATGTGTACCCACGCGGCCATCATGAGCGCCGGTCGCTTGCTGGTTCAGGGCACCCTCGACGAGCTGCGCGCCGGAGAGTCCCGGGTGCGGGTGCGCACCCCGGATGCCGACGCCGCCATCCGCGTGCTGGCCGCCGCCGGTCTCACGGCCGGCCTGGAGACGCCCGAGGTGCCCGCCCGGCCGGGCGCCGACCCGTGGGTGAGTGCGCCCCTGGACGCGGATCCCCAACCGGCCGAGTCCCTCGTGGCCGCGCTCGTGGCCGCCGGGGTGCGGGTGCGCGGCTTCCAGATCGACGACGCCAGCCTCGAAGAACGGTTCGTGGCGCTCACCGGGGAGGGTTTTGATGTCGTCCGTTGA
- the hutI gene encoding imidazolonepropionase → MTAELLTGIGELTTQSAEFSHDDDRLTDAALVIENGRIAWIGPAAEAPPSDSRVDVGGRAVLPGWVDSHTHLVFAGDRAAEFEARMAGQRYEAGGILATMTATRAASEADLVANARRLRREAEAQGTTFLETKTGYGLDLLGELRSARAAAEVADVVSFLGAHVVPPGIDRRDYLDLVTGPMLAAVAPHVDFIDAFCETGAFDVDECREVLLAGRAAGLGLRLHGNQLGFSGGVRLAVELGCASVDHCNHLDDTDIDALAGSNTVATLLPACDLSTREPFPPARRLLDAGAHIALASNCNPGTSYTTSMPFCVATAVLQMGLTVREAVWAATRGAARALGREHGPDAVGSLRVGGRADLQVLDAPAVAHLAYRPGVPLCMATWTEGIRAARPAPPTAR, encoded by the coding sequence ATGACCGCCGAATTGCTCACCGGAATCGGCGAGCTGACCACCCAGTCCGCCGAGTTCAGCCACGACGACGACAGGCTCACCGATGCTGCGCTCGTGATCGAGAACGGCCGGATCGCCTGGATCGGACCTGCCGCCGAAGCCCCGCCGTCCGACAGCAGAGTGGATGTCGGCGGCCGGGCCGTGCTGCCCGGCTGGGTGGACAGCCACACCCATCTGGTCTTCGCCGGGGACCGCGCGGCGGAGTTCGAGGCGCGGATGGCCGGTCAGCGCTACGAGGCCGGCGGTATTCTCGCCACGATGACGGCCACCCGGGCCGCGAGCGAGGCCGACCTGGTCGCCAACGCGCGGCGTCTCCGCCGTGAGGCGGAGGCCCAGGGCACGACGTTCCTGGAGACCAAGACCGGTTACGGCCTGGACCTGCTCGGCGAACTCCGCAGCGCACGGGCGGCCGCCGAGGTGGCCGACGTCGTTAGCTTCCTCGGCGCCCATGTTGTGCCGCCCGGCATCGACCGGCGCGACTATCTAGACCTCGTCACCGGCCCGATGCTGGCCGCCGTGGCCCCGCACGTGGACTTCATCGACGCCTTCTGCGAGACCGGGGCGTTCGACGTGGACGAGTGCCGGGAAGTCTTGCTGGCCGGCCGGGCGGCCGGGCTGGGCCTGCGGCTGCACGGCAACCAGCTCGGCTTCAGCGGCGGGGTGCGCCTGGCCGTGGAGCTCGGCTGCGCGAGCGTGGACCACTGCAACCACCTCGACGACACCGACATCGACGCCCTGGCCGGCTCGAACACCGTGGCCACGCTGTTGCCAGCCTGTGACCTGTCCACCCGTGAACCGTTCCCGCCGGCCCGCCGGTTGCTCGACGCCGGCGCGCACATCGCCCTGGCCAGCAACTGCAACCCGGGCACCTCGTACACCACGTCGATGCCGTTCTGCGTGGCCACGGCGGTGCTGCAGATGGGCCTCACCGTGCGCGAGGCGGTCTGGGCGGCCACCCGGGGCGCGGCCCGGGCGCTCGGTCGCGAGCACGGGCCGGATGCGGTGGGCTCGCTGCGGGTCGGCGGCCGGGCGGACCTGCAGGTGCTCGACGCCCCCGCCGTGGCCCACCTCGCCTACCGGCCGGGCGTGCCGCTCTGCATGGCCACCTGGACCGAGGGCATCCGCGCCGCCCGCCCCGCTCCCCCGACGGCGCGCTAG
- a CDS encoding beta-glucoside-specific PTS transporter subunit IIABC yields MTTQESAKAILEHVGGAGNISNLHHCSTRLRFSLADDSQADEAALKAVPGVIGVVKGASQTQVIVGSGVAEMYAAIEKLRGGNQAEAPTEKRPFSWKRFGGTIMDFVVSVFTPIIPAIAGAGIFKSLLVLASAMGWMDAASDNFKLLSAIPDAVFGFLPLLVAYTSAKKLNVNRPLALGLVGVLVFPAFTALSSQEGGVALFGLPVPVVAYNAQVFPAILAVLLLSVVERFFTKITWGPIRTFFVPLMCLIIVAPATIFLLGPLGSWLGTLLTGAMTGLYDTLGWVAIMLLAGVLPLIISVGMHKAFIPPTIATMAATGKDSFYLVASLAHNLSEAGSSLGVALRTKSPALRATALSGGISALFGITEPALYGVTLQNRRALIAVVSGSMSAGAYVGLTQVSAFATVSPGLASISMFIDAANPWNLLNAVIGLVIAVAVSFTVSMLIWRDDASGSVRALGDVTGSAVASANLRSPLSGEVIALSEVNDPVFSSGILGAGVAIRPTDGLVRAPISGVVTALLNSKHAIGIRGDDGVEVLVHIGIDTVQLAGGPFTTHVAVNDRVEAGQLVIEADLAAITAAGFDTVTPVLVVNSADYTVEIAGSGTITAGDALMNVNEKIKENANGTA; encoded by the coding sequence ATGACCACCCAGGAGAGTGCGAAAGCGATTCTCGAGCACGTCGGCGGCGCCGGCAACATCTCGAATCTGCACCACTGCTCGACCCGCCTGCGCTTCTCTCTGGCAGACGACAGCCAGGCCGACGAGGCCGCGCTCAAGGCCGTCCCCGGGGTGATCGGCGTCGTCAAGGGCGCCTCGCAGACCCAGGTGATCGTCGGCAGTGGCGTCGCCGAGATGTACGCGGCGATCGAGAAGCTGCGCGGCGGCAACCAAGCTGAGGCGCCCACCGAGAAGCGGCCGTTCAGCTGGAAGCGCTTCGGCGGCACCATCATGGACTTCGTGGTCAGCGTCTTCACGCCGATCATCCCGGCCATCGCCGGAGCCGGCATCTTCAAGTCCCTGCTCGTGCTCGCCTCCGCGATGGGCTGGATGGATGCCGCCAGCGACAACTTCAAGCTGCTCTCCGCCATCCCCGACGCCGTCTTCGGTTTCCTGCCGCTGCTGGTGGCCTACACCAGCGCCAAGAAACTCAACGTCAACCGGCCGCTCGCGCTCGGTCTGGTCGGTGTGCTTGTCTTCCCGGCCTTCACCGCGCTCTCCAGCCAGGAGGGCGGCGTCGCCCTCTTCGGCCTGCCGGTCCCGGTTGTCGCGTACAACGCCCAGGTGTTCCCCGCGATCCTCGCGGTGCTGCTGCTCTCGGTCGTCGAACGGTTCTTCACCAAGATCACCTGGGGCCCCATCCGCACGTTCTTCGTGCCGCTGATGTGCCTGATCATCGTCGCTCCGGCCACGATCTTCCTGCTCGGCCCGCTCGGCTCCTGGCTCGGCACCCTGCTCACCGGCGCGATGACCGGCCTGTACGACACCCTGGGCTGGGTGGCCATCATGCTGCTCGCCGGCGTGCTGCCGCTGATCATCTCCGTGGGCATGCACAAGGCCTTCATCCCTCCGACCATCGCCACCATGGCCGCCACCGGCAAGGACTCCTTCTACCTCGTCGCCTCCCTGGCCCACAACCTCAGCGAGGCCGGCTCCAGCCTGGGCGTCGCCCTCCGCACGAAGAGCCCCGCCCTGCGCGCCACCGCCCTCTCGGGAGGCATCTCCGCCCTCTTCGGCATCACCGAACCGGCCCTCTACGGCGTCACACTGCAGAACCGCCGCGCCCTCATCGCCGTCGTCTCCGGCAGCATGTCGGCGGGCGCCTACGTGGGCCTCACCCAGGTGTCGGCCTTCGCCACCGTGAGCCCGGGCCTGGCCAGCATCTCGATGTTCATCGACGCGGCCAACCCGTGGAACCTGCTCAACGCCGTCATAGGCCTCGTCATCGCGGTGGCCGTGTCGTTCACGGTCTCGATGCTGATTTGGCGCGACGACGCCTCCGGCTCGGTGCGTGCGCTCGGCGACGTCACGGGTTCGGCGGTCGCAAGCGCCAACCTCCGCAGCCCCCTGTCGGGTGAGGTCATCGCGCTCAGCGAGGTGAACGACCCGGTGTTCTCCTCGGGAATCCTCGGCGCGGGCGTCGCCATCCGCCCCACCGACGGGCTCGTCCGGGCCCCCATCAGCGGCGTCGTCACGGCCCTGCTCAACTCGAAGCACGCCATCGGCATCCGCGGCGACGACGGTGTCGAGGTTCTCGTGCACATCGGCATCGACACCGTGCAGCTGGCCGGCGGGCCGTTCACCACCCACGTCGCGGTCAACGACCGGGTCGAGGCCGGGCAGCTCGTGATCGAGGCCGACCTGGCCGCGATCACCGCGGCGGGCTTCGACACCGTCACCCCGGTGCTCGTGGTCAACTCGGCCGACTACACCGTCGAGATCGCCGGCTCCGGCACCATCACGGCCGGCGATGCGCTCATGAACGTCAACGAAAAGATCAAGGAGAACGCCAATGGCACTGCCTAA
- a CDS encoding Mur ligase family protein codes for MAIESTPPVVRPDTLPRVRLEAVAERAEAWCDPADAATVVTGVALSTQSVQPGDLFVALPGKNGHGAQYAAQAVQAGAAAVLTDAAGEAEARAAGVPCLISDNLRDRLGELSAFIYDTADSNLVIFGVTGTNGKTTTAHVLEAVLGQMGLVTGLSTTAERHIAGEVFVSKLTTPEATDVHALLARMKEQSVQAVVLEVSAQGLTHGRVDGIVFDCAGFTNLSIDHLDDYGTMENYFEAKEILFRPERARTGVVSMETPWGLRLLSEPRIPVSSISADADADPDWRLEILESLPESTRFRVQNRAGDRVETTVALLGDHLVADAGLAIAMIVEAGYPAAQVQAAVQDGIRVYIPGRTESVSGPTGPRVYVDFGHSSDAFEKTLRAVRTVTPGRVIMLFGADGDRDPVKRPEMARVAAAGSDIVVVTDHHPRFEDPASIRRMLVDAAREAFPGKQIVEVSPPEAAIDYAVDLARDGDAILWAGPGHQDYRDIRGVRTPYSARELAREALTRHGWPAQQPS; via the coding sequence TTGGCGATCGAGAGCACCCCACCCGTCGTACGACCCGACACCCTGCCGCGGGTGCGCCTGGAGGCGGTCGCCGAGAGGGCTGAGGCCTGGTGCGATCCTGCTGACGCTGCCACGGTCGTGACGGGCGTCGCGCTGTCGACGCAGTCGGTGCAGCCCGGGGACCTGTTCGTTGCCCTGCCCGGCAAGAACGGCCACGGCGCCCAGTACGCGGCGCAGGCCGTGCAGGCCGGGGCCGCCGCGGTGCTCACCGACGCGGCCGGTGAGGCGGAGGCGCGGGCCGCTGGGGTGCCCTGCCTCATCAGCGACAACCTGCGTGACCGGCTCGGCGAGCTGAGCGCGTTCATCTACGACACCGCCGACAGCAACCTCGTGATCTTTGGCGTCACCGGAACGAACGGCAAGACCACCACCGCCCATGTGCTCGAGGCGGTGCTCGGCCAGATGGGACTGGTCACGGGCCTGTCGACCACGGCCGAGCGGCACATCGCCGGCGAGGTCTTCGTCTCCAAGCTCACCACGCCAGAGGCCACCGACGTGCACGCGCTCCTGGCCCGGATGAAGGAGCAGAGCGTGCAGGCCGTGGTGCTCGAGGTGAGCGCCCAGGGTCTCACGCACGGCCGGGTGGACGGCATCGTCTTCGACTGCGCAGGCTTCACCAACCTCTCGATCGACCACCTCGACGACTACGGCACGATGGAGAACTACTTCGAGGCCAAGGAGATCCTGTTCCGCCCGGAGCGCGCGCGCACCGGCGTGGTGAGCATGGAGACCCCGTGGGGCCTCCGGCTGCTCAGTGAGCCGAGGATCCCGGTGTCGTCGATCTCAGCGGATGCCGATGCCGACCCGGACTGGCGGCTGGAGATTCTCGAGTCCCTGCCCGAGTCGACCCGGTTCCGGGTGCAGAACCGAGCCGGTGACCGGGTGGAGACGACCGTGGCACTGCTCGGAGACCACCTGGTCGCAGACGCGGGCCTGGCCATCGCGATGATCGTCGAGGCCGGCTACCCGGCCGCGCAGGTGCAGGCCGCCGTGCAGGACGGCATCCGGGTGTACATCCCCGGGCGCACCGAGAGCGTCTCCGGGCCGACCGGTCCGCGCGTGTACGTGGACTTCGGGCACAGCTCCGACGCGTTCGAAAAGACCCTGCGCGCCGTGCGCACGGTCACCCCTGGCCGGGTCATCATGCTCTTCGGCGCCGACGGCGACCGGGACCCGGTCAAGCGCCCCGAGATGGCCAGGGTCGCGGCGGCCGGCTCCGACATCGTGGTGGTCACCGACCACCACCCGCGGTTCGAAGACCCCGCCAGCATCCGGCGGATGCTCGTCGACGCCGCCCGCGAGGCGTTCCCCGGCAAGCAGATCGTGGAGGTGTCGCCGCCCGAGGCGGCCATCGACTACGCGGTGGACCTGGCGCGGGACGGCGACGCCATCCTCTGGGCCGGGCCCGGACACCAGGACTACCGGGACATCCGCGGGGTGCGCACGCCCTACTCGGCGCGGGAGCTGGCCCGGGAGGCACTCACCCGGCACGGCTGGCCGGCCCAGCAACCTTCCTAG
- a CDS encoding histidine phosphatase family protein — translation MSARIHFVRHAETLFNVNGMLQGWCDAPLTERGEGQVAALGERMRDVPLAAAFMSDLTRTRTTMAGALAGHPHLVPTPMRELREWHFGGWEGQPNASLWNPVFAEHGSVYAPGTFASITEDGFDTVLDAIHRSDPTGRADSAADVRTRVDAALETVVAAAQLAAREDTGDVLVVTHGSVLGSILHTLVPATRPRTGFPNCGIVTVTWTEGQAIAGEIDASCA, via the coding sequence ATGAGCGCCCGGATCCACTTCGTCCGCCACGCCGAAACCCTCTTCAACGTCAACGGCATGCTGCAGGGCTGGTGCGACGCCCCATTGACCGAACGCGGTGAAGGCCAGGTCGCCGCCCTCGGTGAGCGGATGCGTGACGTGCCGTTGGCCGCCGCGTTCATGAGCGACCTCACCCGCACCCGCACCACCATGGCGGGTGCCCTCGCCGGGCATCCGCACCTCGTGCCCACCCCGATGCGCGAGCTGCGGGAATGGCACTTCGGCGGCTGGGAGGGCCAGCCCAACGCGTCCCTCTGGAACCCGGTGTTCGCCGAACACGGCAGCGTCTACGCGCCGGGGACCTTCGCGTCGATCACCGAAGACGGCTTCGACACCGTGTTGGACGCCATCCACCGCAGCGACCCGACCGGCCGCGCCGACTCGGCAGCGGATGTGCGCACCCGCGTCGACGCGGCGCTGGAAACCGTGGTGGCCGCCGCCCAGCTGGCGGCACGGGAGGACACCGGGGATGTGCTCGTCGTGACCCACGGGTCCGTCCTCGGCAGCATCCTGCACACCCTGGTGCCCGCGACGCGGCCGCGCACGGGCTTCCCCAACTGCGGAATCGTCACCGTGACCTGGACCGAGGGGCAGGCGATCGCCGGCGAGATCGACGCATCCTGCGCCTGA
- a CDS encoding ABC transporter permease produces the protein MSSVEPVLPAAESVPADTRPAEARPAEARPGGAWALLVSELTVLFRRRRTWALLLALAAIPVLIAVAVRLSSQEPTPGRGPPFLDQVTQNGLFVAFTGLIVSIPLFLPLTVGVVAGDTIAGEASLGTLRYLLVAPAGRVWLLVVKYVGAAAFCLAATLTVVTAGVLSGLALFPVGPLTLLSGDTISLGESFLRALLIAGYVTVSLLGLSMIGLFFSTLTVVPVGAMAATIVLSVVAQVLDSLPQLEWLHPWLFSHYWLDFADLLRQPVDLSSFGANALLQGGYVLVFGALAYGRFVTKDILS, from the coding sequence ATGTCGTCCGTTGAGCCGGTTCTGCCGGCCGCCGAATCCGTGCCGGCCGACACTCGGCCCGCTGAGGCTCGGCCCGCAGAGGCTCGTCCTGGTGGTGCCTGGGCGCTGCTCGTCTCTGAGCTCACGGTGCTCTTCCGTCGCCGGCGCACCTGGGCCTTGCTGCTCGCGCTCGCCGCGATCCCCGTGCTCATCGCCGTGGCCGTGCGGCTCTCCTCGCAGGAACCGACGCCCGGCCGTGGACCGCCGTTCCTCGACCAGGTCACGCAGAACGGGCTCTTCGTGGCCTTCACGGGACTGATCGTGTCGATCCCGCTGTTCCTGCCGCTCACCGTGGGGGTCGTGGCGGGCGACACCATCGCCGGCGAGGCCAGCCTGGGCACCCTGCGCTACCTGCTCGTCGCCCCGGCCGGCCGGGTGTGGCTGCTCGTGGTCAAGTACGTCGGAGCCGCCGCATTCTGCCTGGCAGCCACCCTCACGGTGGTCACCGCGGGCGTGCTCTCCGGGCTGGCGCTGTTCCCCGTCGGCCCGCTCACCCTGCTCTCCGGCGACACGATCAGCCTCGGCGAATCGTTCCTGCGCGCCCTGCTCATCGCCGGGTACGTCACGGTGTCGCTGCTCGGCCTCTCGATGATCGGCCTCTTCTTCTCCACCCTCACCGTGGTGCCCGTCGGCGCCATGGCCGCCACGATCGTGCTGTCGGTGGTGGCGCAGGTGCTGGACTCGCTGCCGCAACTGGAGTGGCTGCATCCGTGGTTGTTCAGCCACTACTGGCTGGACTTCGCCGACCTGCTGCGCCAACCGGTGGACCTGAGCTCCTTCGGCGCGAACGCCCTGCTGCAGGGCGGCTACGTGCTCGTGTTCGGGGCGCTCGCCTACGGGCGTTTCGTGACCAAGGACATCCTGAGCTGA
- a CDS encoding PRD domain-containing protein — protein MQTIKKVLNSSVVLVVDERGVERVLLGRGIGFGAKAGAEIPGSAVDQVFVALADADQRNLVELLAQIPAEFVELTRAIVADAEANGLHLDPHIYLALTDHLHFAVERQRRGLEVVNRLAWEMRTVYPVQYAVGQRAVVALRERLGVDLPADEAANVAFHLANAEVGKTGVDSMRIVELIRAITTIIQHTSTVQVNRDDLHSSRFVAHLQYFSERFFAGRLLESADDFLFSSLSERYPRAIASAERVRSFVLTEHGTALPNEEVAFLALHIARAAPD, from the coding sequence ATGCAGACCATCAAGAAAGTACTCAACTCGTCAGTTGTGCTCGTTGTCGACGAGCGCGGCGTCGAGCGGGTGCTGCTGGGCCGCGGGATCGGCTTCGGGGCCAAGGCCGGCGCCGAGATCCCCGGCTCGGCGGTCGACCAGGTGTTCGTCGCGTTGGCCGACGCCGACCAGCGCAACCTGGTGGAACTGCTCGCGCAGATCCCGGCCGAGTTCGTCGAGCTGACCCGGGCGATCGTGGCCGACGCCGAGGCGAACGGGCTGCACCTCGACCCGCACATCTACCTTGCGCTGACCGACCACCTGCACTTCGCCGTCGAACGCCAGCGGCGCGGCCTCGAGGTGGTCAACCGGCTCGCCTGGGAGATGCGCACCGTGTACCCGGTGCAGTACGCGGTCGGGCAGCGCGCCGTGGTGGCCCTGCGGGAACGGCTCGGCGTCGACCTGCCCGCCGACGAGGCCGCGAACGTCGCGTTCCACCTCGCCAACGCCGAGGTGGGCAAGACCGGGGTCGATTCGATGCGCATCGTCGAGCTGATCCGGGCGATCACGACGATCATCCAACACACCAGCACCGTGCAGGTGAACCGGGACGATCTGCACTCGTCCAGGTTCGTCGCCCACCTGCAGTACTTCTCGGAACGGTTCTTCGCCGGCCGGCTGCTGGAGAGCGCCGACGACTTCCTCTTCAGTAGCCTGAGTGAACGCTATCCGCGCGCCATCGCCTCGGCCGAACGGGTGCGCTCCTTCGTGCTCACCGAGCACGGCACGGCGCTGCCCAACGAGGAGGTCGCCTTCCTGGCCCTCCACATCGCGCGCGCCGCCCCCGATTAA
- a CDS encoding family 1 glycosylhydrolase has protein sequence MALPKGFHWGGALAANQVEGAWREGGRGPAVSDVSTYKPKADPKEYALHHVNTVASITAALADDDVEFYPKRRGIDFYHRYPEDLALFAEMGFTTLRVSIAWTRLYPTGEELEPLAEGVAYYRALFTEMRRLNIEPLVTLSHYDPPMALALKHNGWVDRRTIGLFERFARTCFTEFGELVNMWLTFNEIDGIIRHPFTSGGIIEETVEGNLEQACYTALHHQFVASASVTRMLREISPGAQMGCMLTMLTTYPNTCHPDDVAATQAKERMLYLCTDVQAGGAYPRLALRALESRGVTIPFADGDAELLAAHPVDFISFSYYMSLTESVRADAERTPGNTVLGVKNPFLDSSEWGWQIDPVGLRISLIDLYDRYGKPLFIVENGLGMRDDLTEDGRVHDPYRIDYFRAHFEQMIQAVDEGVELLGYVSWAPIDLISASSSQISKRYGFIYVDMDDLGHGSMDRFRKDSFFWYQKVIATNGADLG, from the coding sequence ATGGCACTGCCTAAGGGATTCCACTGGGGCGGCGCCCTCGCCGCCAATCAGGTCGAAGGCGCCTGGCGCGAGGGAGGCCGCGGCCCCGCGGTCTCGGACGTGTCCACCTACAAGCCCAAGGCCGACCCGAAGGAGTACGCGCTCCACCACGTGAACACCGTGGCCAGCATCACCGCCGCGCTCGCGGATGACGATGTGGAGTTCTACCCGAAGCGCCGCGGCATCGACTTCTATCACCGCTACCCCGAAGACCTGGCGCTCTTCGCCGAGATGGGTTTCACCACCCTGCGCGTCTCGATCGCCTGGACCCGGCTGTACCCCACCGGCGAGGAACTCGAACCGCTGGCAGAAGGCGTCGCCTACTACCGGGCGCTGTTCACCGAGATGCGCCGGCTGAACATCGAGCCGCTCGTGACCCTCTCGCACTACGACCCGCCCATGGCGCTCGCGCTCAAGCACAACGGCTGGGTCGACCGCCGCACCATCGGCCTGTTCGAGCGGTTCGCCCGCACCTGCTTCACCGAATTCGGCGAACTGGTGAACATGTGGCTCACCTTCAACGAGATCGACGGCATCATCCGGCACCCGTTCACGTCGGGCGGCATCATCGAGGAGACCGTCGAGGGCAACCTCGAGCAGGCCTGCTACACGGCGCTGCACCACCAGTTCGTCGCGTCGGCATCCGTCACCCGGATGCTGCGCGAGATCTCGCCCGGCGCGCAGATGGGCTGCATGCTCACCATGCTCACCACGTACCCCAACACCTGCCACCCCGACGACGTCGCGGCCACGCAGGCGAAAGAGCGGATGCTCTACCTCTGCACCGACGTGCAGGCCGGCGGCGCCTACCCCCGGCTGGCCCTCCGCGCCCTGGAGAGCCGCGGTGTCACCATCCCCTTTGCCGACGGCGACGCCGAGCTGCTGGCGGCGCATCCGGTGGACTTCATCTCGTTCAGCTACTACATGTCGCTGACCGAGTCGGTGCGTGCCGATGCCGAACGCACCCCGGGGAACACGGTTCTGGGAGTGAAGAACCCGTTCCTGGACTCCAGCGAGTGGGGCTGGCAGATCGACCCGGTGGGCCTGCGCATCTCCCTGATCGACCTCTACGACCGGTACGGCAAGCCACTGTTCATCGTGGAGAACGGCCTGGGCATGCGCGACGACCTCACCGAGGACGGCCGGGTCCACGACCCATACCGGATCGACTACTTCCGGGCGCATTTCGAGCAGATGATCCAGGCCGTCGACGAGGGCGTTGAGCTCCTGGGCTACGTCAGCTGGGCACCGATCGACCTGATCAGCGCGTCGAGTTCGCAGATCTCGAAGCGCTACGGGTTCATCTACGTCGATATGGACGACCTCGGGCATGGCAGCATGGACAGATTCCGGAAAGACTCCTTCTTCTGGTATCAGAAAGTGATCGCCACGAACGGCGCCGACCTGGGGTGA
- a CDS encoding LolA family protein — protein MSRTWLKWMPAAVVPAVIAVGVLAVPLQAGAAVDLPDKTPQEVLQLAAGSTVDTFSGTLEQTSDLGLPEVPSSGDAAAGDLSDALDLLTGDHTVRVYQSGADQSRVQVQDTMSERNLIRNGTDLWVYDSADNTATHATLPADTDAAGETPGAGHTPAEVADKFLAEVTPSTDVSLAENTQVAGRDAYELVLTPNTDTTLVGSVSIAVDAETGLPLRVQVEATGATEPALSLAFTSLSLDTPSADLFTFSPPAGADVSEQALPAKGDAEHPEGDGSGATVIGTGWDAVVAVPAGADAQAMADLTASPLYTQVTDAVDGGRALSTTLVSVLITDDGRIFAGSVPVERLQAAAAQE, from the coding sequence ATGTCCCGTACCTGGCTGAAGTGGATGCCCGCCGCCGTGGTGCCCGCCGTCATCGCCGTGGGGGTGCTGGCCGTTCCGCTGCAGGCCGGCGCGGCCGTGGACCTGCCGGACAAGACGCCGCAGGAGGTTCTGCAACTGGCTGCAGGCAGCACCGTCGACACGTTCTCCGGAACCCTCGAGCAAACCTCCGACCTGGGGCTGCCCGAGGTGCCCAGCAGCGGGGACGCCGCCGCCGGTGACCTCTCCGACGCCCTCGACCTGCTCACCGGCGACCACACCGTGCGGGTGTACCAGTCCGGCGCCGATCAGAGCCGCGTGCAGGTGCAGGACACCATGTCGGAGCGCAACCTGATCCGCAACGGCACCGACCTCTGGGTCTACGACTCGGCCGACAACACCGCAACGCACGCCACCTTGCCCGCCGACACGGATGCCGCCGGCGAGACGCCCGGCGCCGGGCACACACCCGCGGAGGTGGCCGACAAATTCCTCGCCGAGGTGACCCCGAGCACCGATGTGAGCCTGGCCGAGAACACCCAGGTCGCCGGCCGCGACGCCTACGAGCTGGTGCTGACGCCCAACACCGACACCACCCTGGTCGGCTCAGTGTCAATCGCGGTGGACGCCGAGACCGGCCTGCCACTGCGGGTGCAGGTCGAAGCCACGGGCGCCACCGAGCCGGCGCTCAGCCTGGCCTTCACCTCGCTCAGCCTCGACACCCCATCGGCCGACCTCTTCACCTTCAGCCCGCCGGCCGGGGCCGACGTCTCCGAGCAGGCGCTGCCCGCGAAGGGCGACGCCGAGCACCCCGAGGGCGACGGAAGCGGCGCCACCGTCATCGGCACCGGCTGGGATGCCGTGGTGGCCGTGCCGGCCGGAGCGGATGCCCAGGCGATGGCCGACCTCACCGCCTCACCGCTGTACACCCAGGTGACCGACGCCGTGGACGGCGGGCGGGCCCTGAGCACGACGCTCGTGAGCGTGCTGATCACCGACGACGGCCGGATCTTCGCCGGCTCGGTGCCCGTGGAGCGGCTGCAGGCCGCCGCCGCCCAGGAGTGA